CCTacttactggacttgcttgctttaacctctacatttgcctcaactatctcatctgagagactactacttggtgtcccacccccccccacccccccccccctctgcaagaatagtttaaaccctcccgagtagtgctagcaaatctccctgcaacgaTATTGGTCCGATTcccgtttagatgcaacctgtccttcttgtaccgatcacctctgcaccagaaaatgatccaaatagctgaagccctcccgccgacACCAGCTCTTTGCCACACATTCATTTTCCTGATccttctattcctaccctcactagcacgtggtacagGGAGTAAACCTAAgagtacaaccctggaggtcctgctttttgacCTTCTACCTAACTCccaatattcactttgcaggacctcatctctttttttgcctatgtcgttagcaccaatatggacgatGACCTATGGCTGCtcatcctcccctttcagaatgtcctgcagccgctcggatacatccttgacccaagcaccagggaggcaacatgccatcctggagtctcgtttgtggccacagaagcgcctgtctgcacaccttacgatagaatcccctatcactataactTTACCAACCCTTttcatcccctgctgtgcagcagagacctccgtggtgccacaaacgtggctgttgctgctttcccccggGAGGTCATCCCGGGAGAGTATCCAAAGAGGTATATCTGTTttggagggggatggccacaggggactcctgcattaactGCCTATGCCTAtttctccgtctggtggtcacccatctcttttctgcctgtgcagccattacctgcggtgtgaccacctcactaaacgtgctatccacgacatcctcaacaTCGCCGATGCTCCAgactgaatccacccgcagctccagctccgtaattcgggtagccagtagctgaagatggatacacttcctgcacacatggtcgattTCCCATATAACGCAGGAGGAACACATCACGGGACTGAGCTCTCCTGACATGACTTGCCCTTCGGTTAATTTGTTAtctcttaatttaaaaaatacgAGTTAgaataggggccttgttctacccgctTCAATCtaaagtactttaaaaaaaaagacttcagTAATAGTCACCTCATCACCAGagattttattttcaacaaaaaagcttactcctttttttttttaatattctaacAGCTTCTACTCAACAATCAATCAACTTGCAGCTCTCCTATGATAttactgtttttttttcaaaactcaggcgcgttgccgctgctctttttaaacatcactcgtctcactcagtctccttctttaccgctgcccctgctcttcttaaacACCACTGGTGTCACTCAGGCTCCTTCTTTCCCGTTGTCGCTGCTCTTTTTCAACAAcgctggtctcgctcagtctccttctttcccgctgctgctctttttaaacaacgttggtctcactcagtctccttctttccgctgtcgctgctctttttaaacacctttTTTCTCACTCAGTACCACTCTttctcgctgtcgctgctctttttaaacaacgCTGCTCTCACTCGGTCTCCCAGGATGTCCAAACCCCGACACTGCAGAGGGTCAGATTGTAGGGAATGGCCAATTCCACGCAGTGTTGAGGGAGTCCAATCTCCGAAACTGTGGTGGATCAGAATGTGGAAAATCTATAATCCCAGACAGGCTGGACGGAGACCAATCCCCGATATTCTGGTGGTTTAGATTGCGGGGAATGTCCAATCACAGACCGGCTGTTGGGAGACTAATCCCCGATTCTCTGGTCGTTTAGACTGCGGGGAATATCCAACCCCAGATAGGGTGGAGGTAGTCCAATCCCTGATACACCAGAGGTTTAGATTGCGGAGAATGTACAACCCCAGGCAGGCTGGAGGGAGACCATTCCCCGATACGCTGGTGGTTTAGACTGCAGGAAATATACAATATCAGACCGGCTGTCGGGAGACAAATCCCTGATACTCTGGTGGTTTAAATTCCGGGGAATGTCCAATCCCAGATAGGGTGGAGGGAGACCAATTCGCGATTTTCTGGTGGTTTAGATGATGGGGAATGTCCAATTCCAGACAGAGTGGAGGGAGACCAATCCCCGATACACTTGTGGGTTAGGTAGCGTGGAATATCCAATCAAAGACAAGGTGAATGGAGTCCAATCCCAGACATTCTGGTGGTTCAGATTGTGGGGGATTTCCATTCCAAGACTGGGTGGAGGGAGAGCAATGCATCCCAGGTGAATTTGTGCTGGGGTTCAGATCTAATGGGGAAAGCTGGGTATTCAGAATAACCTGCGAATCACGTGAAATTTGAGGCTGGTGGCTTCAATCATATAGTTAATACGCTGACCTGCCTCCTGAAAGCACTCGGTTCATTGCTCcttgtcctgcctctgttaaaactggGAAGTAGGGCTCTTGGAGGCGGGGTCAGATCCCTGGATGAGATTCTTTATCCTCTGACCCGCACTCAATGCACTTGTTTGTGGTATGTAAATACTGCCCTCAGTGTCTGAGTTAGACTCGGAGCTTGTTTGATCATTAATGTCAAGGAtcatttttctttctgtctcttacagctaatttactggcgattgtgatcctgtcctggggaaagtgcggcctttcaacctgcaccactcgctacctagtGACGATGGCAAGAGCGGATCTGCTTTTCATTATCACGAGGGTGATACTGTGGACTAtcggttattattatttcccgccaCCTTACCTAAACATCCCTTCTGTGTGTCGTGTTATCGCTTTCCTGTgtcatgcagccacagactgttctgtctggttcacagttgctttcacttttgatcgatttgtgcTCATCTGTTCccagaagctgaaagcaaaatattgcactgagaaaactgcagttgtggttttagcaacaacctgcattcgacTCTGTCTCAAAAACATTCCCTTTTATTTTGCACATGACCCTGGAGAGAAAACcgacaatgtaccatggggctgttatacaaagccaagctattttagtgagcccggatgggtgggatttgattggtttgataaggttttaGCCCCAttactcccatttgctttaattctgttactcaatgctctgacagtcaggcacattttagtggccagtcgagtccgtgagGGACTCAGGTGTCAGAGCAAGGGAGCGAATTGCagtgacccagaaatggagagcagaaggaagtctgcgaTATTACTCTTTACCATCTCtgtcaacttcatacttctgtggttggtatatTTCATAGATTTATTATTTTATAACATTACAGGAAGAGATCCTGGGGTTTACAACGATTCAGAATTTAGTTCTACAAGTTGGATTTATGCTGCTgagtttaagttgctgcacaaacacatttatttatggcgcTCCTCAGTCCAGGTTCAGAGAACAGCTCAAGAGTGTGGTGAAATATCCGGTGATattaattattcaattaatgaaaggACAAAACAACAGATAGGAATCTAGAGGCGGTTCCCAGTAAGTTCATCAATGAATGTAATATTTACTCCACGAGATGACGGACAGCTGGATAACACGAAATGCACAAATGACACGGGGAGTTGGGGTGTATGGCGTTGAAGATTGGGGGAGGTGGAAAgttggggcggggcgtgggggggtATGCATCAGAGCGTCCACTTCAGGACAGCAGAGGGAACAGCAGCCAATGAATTGTCTCCGCAGGTTTGTTTCTCCGCGTCTGCTCAGAAAGTAAAGCTTGGACCAACAAATGCTGAATGTTGCAGAGGCTGGACATCTTCCCTTGCTAGTTTCTTATTGTTGTTTGTTTTACTTTTGGAACCTTAATTGATTCCATCCCCGTTCCATTTCCCCCACTGGTCATTTccatctctcactgtcacactcaccCATACCACAGCACCCCCTGCCCCcgtttctcccctccccccaccccgatccCTGATTCAATCTGTATGAGTGAGAGTTTTGGGCGGGGATATCGTACACATGTTGAGGAAGTGGGGATGCGCTCAGCATAGGAGCTGACAGTCGGATCTGCAGCTTGGCGGCTGCACAGTCAGAGCTGGTTGAGTCTCATCCTGGCTCCCATCTCAGCTGATATTGTTCACAGTTCAGTCCACTTAGATACTGCCCCTCTATCGTGGAACTATCTGTCAATACTCCTctcaaaagaaaaaaaataaaaaagcCCTTGAAGCTTCTGTCCTTGTAAAATACTGCCCGATCTCCAACTTCagcttcctctccaaagtctttgaatgtgttaTCGTCTGCCATATCCATGCTGAACTTTCCCTACAATCAGGATTCAGTCCATGCCTCAGTACTGAAACGGctcatatcaaagtcacaaatgaccttcAATGTTACTTTGGCAACGGTAGACAGTCCGTCCTCTCCCTTCTTGGCTGGTCTGCAGCCTTTGGCGCATTTTACCACAACATCCTCTTCGAATGCCTCCCCACTATCATTCAGCTGTGTGGTACTGATCGTGCCTTGTTTTATTCCTATCTATCTGATCTTAGCCAGAGGGCCACCTGAAATGGCTTTGCTTTCCATTTGAGGAACTGTCCTttgcccctcctatttttcatcagcatgctgctcctcggcgacatcatccaaaaacaaatCAGTGCACATATGtacattggttgagggaagggcatgattggcaactaaatatcccaggatatcgatgcttcaggcgggatagagagggaggtaaaaggggtggaggagttgcattactggtcaaagaggatatcacagctgtgctgaaggagggcactatggaggactcgagcagtgaggcaatatggacagaactcagaaataggaagggtgtggtaacaatgttggggctgtactacaggcctcccaacagcgagcgtgagatagaggtacaaatatgtaaacagattatggaaagatgtaggagcaacagggtggtggtgataggaaattttaattttcccaacattgactgggattcgcttagtgttagaggtccagatggagcagaatttgtaaggagcatccaggaaggttttctagagcagtatgtaaatagtccaactcgggaaggggccatactggacctggtgttggggaatgagcccggccaggttgttgaagtttcagtaggggactactttgggaatagtgatcacaattccgtaagctttaaaatactcatggacaaagacgagagtggtcctaaaggaagagtgctaaattgggggaaggccaactataccaaaattcggcaggagctgggaaatggagattgggagcagctgtttgaaggtaaatccacatgtgatatgtgggagacttttaaagagaggttgattagcgttcaggagagacatgttcctgtgaaaatgagggatagaaatggcaagattagggaaccatggatgacaggtgaaattgtgagactagctaagaggaaaaaggaagcatacataaggtgtaggcggctgatgaaagacgaagctttgaaagaatatcgggaatgtaggaccaatctgaaacgaggaattaagagggctaaaaggggtcatgaaatatctttagcaaacaaggttaaggaaaatcccaaagccttttattcatatataaggagaaagagggtaactagagaaaggattggcccactaaaggacaaaggaggaatgttatgcttggactcagagaaaatgggtgagattctaaacgagtactttgcatcggtattcaccgaggagagggacatgacggatgttgaggttaggaacagatgtttgattactctaggtcaagtcggcataaggagggaggaagtgttgggtattctaaagggcattaaggtggacaagtccccaggtccggatgggatctatcccaggttact
This genomic interval from Heterodontus francisci isolate sHetFra1 chromosome 21, sHetFra1.hap1, whole genome shotgun sequence contains the following:
- the LOC137381081 gene encoding neuropeptides capa receptor-like, coding for MLQTESTRSSSSVIRVATNLLAIVILSWGKCGLSTCTTRYLVTMARADLLFIITRVILWTIGYYYFPPPYLNIPSVCRVIAFLCHAATDCSVWFTVAFTFDRFVLICSQKLKAKYCTEKTAVVVLATTCIRLCLKNIPFYFAHDPGEKTDNVPWGCYTKPSYFSEPGWVGFDWFDKVLAPLLPFALILLLNALTVRHILVASRVREGLRCQSKGANCSDPEMESRRKSAILLFTISVNFILLWLVYFIDLLFYNITGRDPGVYNDSEFSSTSWIYAAEFKLLHKHIYLWRSSVQVQRTAQECGEISGDINYSINERTKQQIGI